One Gadus morhua chromosome 23, gadMor3.0, whole genome shotgun sequence DNA segment encodes these proteins:
- the eif5a gene encoding eukaryotic translation initiation factor 5A-1, with protein sequence MAEIDNFDAADSGASNTFPIQCSALRKNGYVVMKGHPCKIVEMSTSKTGKHGHAKVNLTGIDIFSNKKYEDMCPSTHNVDVPHIKRTEWQLLNITDGFMSLMFENGDLREDLRLPEGDLGKEIQAKFENSDDFLVTVLSAMGEECAVSVKALSSK encoded by the exons ATGGCAGAAATAGATAACTTCGATGCTGCTGATTCCGGCGCCTCCAACACCTTCCCCATCCAGTGCTCTGCCCTGCGCAAGAACGGCTACGTGGTCATGAAGGGACATCCCTGTAAGATCGTGGAGATGTCGACCTCCAAGACTGGCAAGCACGGACATGCCAAG GTCAACCTGACCGGCATCGACATCTTCTCCAACAAGAAGTACGAGGACATGTGCCCCTCCACCCACAACGTTGACGTTCCCCACATCAAGAGGACAGAGTGGCAG TTGCTGAACATCACCGACGGCTTCATGTCCCTGATGTTCGAGAACGGAGACCTGCGGGAGGACCTGCGTCTGCCAGAGGGTGACCTGGGCAAGGAGATCCAGGCCAAGTTTGAAAACAGTGATGATTTCTTG gtcaccGTTCTCAGCGCCATGGGTGAGGAGTGTGCCGTCTCCGTTAAAGCCCTGTCCAGTAAATAA
- the rpl22l1 gene encoding ribosomal protein eL22-like: MAPIIKPKKHLFLKKSKKGASWKFTLDLTHPVEDGILDSANFETFLKERIKVNGKTGNLGTAVQVGRMKNKINVASDKQFSKRYLKYLTKKYLKKNNLRDWLRVVASDKETYELRYFQISQEDDESEADE; the protein is encoded by the exons ATGGCACCG ATCATCAAGCCCAAGAAGCATCTCTTCCTGAAGAAGTCCAAAAAAGGAGCTTCCTGGAAGTTTACGTTGGACCTCACCCACCCGGTGGAAGACGGCATCCTGGACTCGGCCAACTTT GAGACCTTCCTCAAAGAGAGGATCAAGGTCAACGGGAAGACCGGTAACCTTGGCACCGCCGTCCAGGTCGGCCGCATGAAGAACAAGATCAACGTCGCGTCGGACAAGCAGTTCTCCAAGAG ATACCTGAAGTACCTCACCAAGAAGTACCTGAAGAAGAACAACCTGCGTGATTGGCTGAGGGTGGTGGCGTCGGACAAGGAGACGTACGAGCTGCGCTACTTCCAGATCAGCCAGGAGGACGACGAGTCGGAGGCTGACGAGTAG